The proteins below come from a single Lineus longissimus chromosome 5, tnLinLong1.2, whole genome shotgun sequence genomic window:
- the LOC135487697 gene encoding cytochrome P450 20A1-like: protein MLDFAIFAVTIVVALIGLVVYLYPGRSKPTTVPGLEPTDPSEGNLADIAQAGSLHEFLIVLHDKYGSIASFWMGNQLVISIARVDLFQQQMELFDRPPFLFKLFEPVIGPMSIEFANKSDGRMRRNTYDKCYSHSAIKYLYPIFNEFANELADKWGNLVGEEHIPVVNYMLSFAIKSITLASFGDYFKDEKKVQKLNMAKDFVWTEMERRVTSTSQDAETQKRFEENIKILLDICDELLKHRRKNPPLGDEYLLIDTFLEADMSDEQLRSDAITYLIGGFHTSGSLLSWAIYFLASHPEAQEKLYEEIKAVLGDDDVDSENASALIYLRQVMDETMRCAVLVPLAARYDPDSETELGGHVIPPGTPVIQAFGVTFQDEEVWPNPNKFDPDRFSSENVKGRHSLSFSPFGFAGKRKCPGYRFAYAEATTALAILFRRFKIKLVDNQVVVPLYQIVTSPADEIWIQVEERKKK, encoded by the exons ATGCTGGATTTTGCCATATTTGCGGTGACAATTGTAGTTGCACTTATTGGTCTGGTTGTCTACTTGTATCCG GGGCGTAGTAAGCCAACTACTGTACCAGGCCTTGAACCAACTGATCCCAG CGAGGGAAACTTGGCGGACATCGCCCAGGCCGGCAGCCTCCATGAATTCCTGATAGTTCTTCACGACAAGTATGGTTCAATTGCCTCCTTCTGGATGGGCAACCAGCTCGTCATCAGCATCGCCAGAGTAGATCTCTTCCAACAGCAGATGGAACTCTTCGATAGGCCTC catTTCTTTTCAAACTATTCGAGCCAGTCATCGGACCAATGTCGATAGAGTTTGCAAATAAGTCAGACGGGAGGATGCGACGTAACACGTATGATAAGTGTTACAGTCACAGCGCTATAAAATACTTGTACCCGATCTTCAACGAG TTTGCGAATGAGCTGGCAGATAAGTGGGGGAACCTCGTTGGTGAGGAACACATTCCGGTCGTCAACTACATGTTGTCGTTTGCAATCAAGTCCATCACCCTGGCCTCCTTTGGTGACTACTTCAAGGATGAAAAGAAAGTGCAGAAGTTGAACATGGCAAAAGATTTT GTGTGGACAGAAATGGAGAGACGGGTAACAAGCACCAGTCAAGATGCTGAAACGCAAAAGCGCTTCGAAGAAA acataAAAATCCTGCTGGATATATGTGATGAGCTCCTCAAGCACCGCAGAAAGAACCCCCCACTTGGTGATGAGTATCTTCTCATCGACACCTTTCTCGAGGCAGATATGTCGGACGAACAGCTCCGATCCGACGCCATAACATACCTGATCGGAGGATTCCACACGTCGGGAAGTC TTTTGTCGTGGGCTATTTACTTCCTTGCCTCGCACCCTGAGGCCCAAGAGAAGCTCTATGAAGAAATCAAGGCAGTCTTGGgagacgatgatgttgacagtgAAAACGCTTCTGCACTCat TTATCTTCGCCAAGTGATGGATGAAACAATGAGGTGTGCTGTGCTGGTTCCTTTGGCGGCAAGATATGACCCTGATTCTGAAACCGAACTCGGTGGTCATGTCATTCCACCTGGT ACGCCTGTGATCCAAGCTTTTGGTGTTACCTTCCAAGATGAAGAAGTCTGGCCTAATCCAAACAA ATTCGACCCCGATCGATTCAGCTCTGAAAATGTTAAAGGTCGCCATAGCCTTTCGTTCAGTCCGTTTGGTTTCGCTGGGAAGAGAAAGTGTCCAGGATATCGATTTGCGTACGCCGAGGCAACGACCGCATTGGCGATCCTCTTCCGTCGCTTCAAAATCAAGCTGGTGGACAACCAAGTTGTTGTGCCGTTATATCAAATCGTCACATCTCCGGCTGATGAAATTTGGATTCAAGTTGAGGAGAGAAAGAAGAAGTAA